A region of the Pseudobacteroides sp. genome:
ACAGAGAAAAATCTGGCAGCAGCATTTGCTGGCGAATCCCAGGCAAGAAATAAATATACCTACTTTGCGTCTGTTGCAAAAAAGGAAGGCTATGAACAAATAGCTGCAATTTTTGAAGCAACTGCTAATAATGAAAAAGAGCATGCGAAACTTTGGTTTAAAGCTCTCGGTGAACTTGGTGACACTGCGGCTAATTTGCTTCATGCAGCTGAAGGCGAAAACTACGAGTGGACAGATATGTATGAAGGCTTCGCAAAGGATGCAGAAGAAGAAGGCTTTACTGCTCTTGCTGCTCAATTCAGAATGGTTGCAAAAATTGAGAAGGCTCACGAGGAAAGATACCGTGCACTTCTTAAAAATGTAGAAATGCAAAAAGTATTTGAAAAAGCAGATGAAACCATGTGGGAGTGCAGGAACTGTGGGCATCTTGTAATGGGTAAAAAAGCTCCTGAGGTTTGTCCTGTTTGTGTGCATCCAAAAAGCTTTTTTGAAGTGAGAACAGAAAATTATTAATTGAAAAAAGTATATTCATTATTTTGATAGAAATCCTCAAAAGTTTTGTTATCAAGACTTTGAGGATTTTTGTTTTGCTGTAATTCTTAATGAAAACTTCATGCTGACAGGTTTTTTTGGCACGCATAGGCTTTGCAGGAAAGCAGCATCTGTCATGAGAAAGTAGGGCAATGGCATTATCATCAATATCAGCTTGCTGGCAAGACTCATTCTCATTCCGTTCAAAGCCTTCTGCAGTGCCAGCAAATTTGCCATACCGCCCATTATTCAAAGTGCTTTTGGTGTCATAAGCACAATTTTAGGAGATTCTGTAGTTTTTTTAATGATACTGCCTTATACAAATAATGAAAAAGGTAGACTTAAGGCTATAACTGCTGGAATCTTGGTGCTTTTTCCATTATTGATGCTAATCGTGGTCAGAAATCTAATTGTAATCGGACCTGTACTTATTGATCACTTCACTTATCCAGCACATATTGCTTCACAATTAATACCAGGAACTAGTATTGACCCTTTGGTTGATGTAAACCTATCATTAGGTGGTGGCTTCAAGGTTACAGTGTTTCTTTATGCAGCGGCAAAGACGACAGCAGAGCTATTTAAGCTAGATAGCTATGAACCTTTGGTATCTGCATTTGCCGTTCTTTTTATTGTTCTTGCCTTTTGGATTGTTCCAGATGCAATAACTCTTACAAAGTGGACTGGAAGTATTGCTGGCAATGTATTAACAATTCCGTTTCATATAGTTTTACCGCTAACTATGTTAATCATATCTATTATCAAACGACCAAAAGAAAATAAGAGCCATTGAGCCATTGTTTGTTGTTGTCAATAAAAAAAGAAGTAACACTTTTGGGAAAGAAATTTACTTACCTAACATTTGGTAGTATTTTTACGTATAATTCAAAAACCAATAAAAATACAGTTAATATCGCTGTTTCCGTTTAGCTAATGGGGATTATCAGGGCATTTCGAGGCATAAAAGTGTCCCTCCCAAAAAATAAAACCATGAAGGCCTCATTTTTTGGAACCAGGAGGAGTAGAAGTTTATTATCCTCATCAAGATGACTCAGGAGTGAAAAAGAACAAAATCAGTTTTGATTTGTCAAAGGCTCTGGCCGATATTACAAGAATTGCCGTAATATTAACCGAGGATCAGGGTGCCGGGTTTATCAAAGTTCAAAACCTTAAGGCCAGTGTGTATAGAACCCCTTATAACTGTAAATTGTTTATTGAGATTCGGGTGTTATTAGCAATACAAAAGAAAAAGGAAAGACTCTGTCAATAATCTTTCCACTTTGTAATAAGGTCAAGAAACTCAAGTACAGCCTTTTGCTCATTTTCATTCATTGCATTTATACGGTTAATAATGAATGGTACAGTGGTGTTCAAGGTGTTTTTTGACACAGGCTGTATATGTCTAAAAATTTCTTCAAGGCTTATCTCAAGTGCTGAAGCAATCTTTGAAAGGCTCTCTAATGTTATATTCTTTTCTCCCCTCTCTATTGCTCCAACAAAAGTACGATTCAGGTTTGCTCTATGTGCGAGTTCTTCCTGACTCCAATTGTTATTTTTGCGTAGTTGTTTTATGCGTTCTCCTATTATTTTACCAATTTCATTCATCGTACCACCTCTATAAAAACGGTAGTACGCATTCAAAAAGATGGCAACATACAAAGATAGGCATATGTTAAAAATGTCTATTATAGAGATTGACAAGCAAATCGAAATGATGTAAGCTTATCTGGTATGGAGATAAAACCTATGGAATTTATTTGGAATTTAAGATTCGGGGCATATTAAAATGGTTTGGCAATCTTATGATTTAAGAAG
Encoded here:
- a CDS encoding helix-turn-helix transcriptional regulator, which translates into the protein MNEIGKIIGERIKQLRKNNNWSQEELAHRANLNRTFVGAIERGEKNITLESLSKIASALEISLEEIFRHIQPVSKNTLNTTVPFIINRINAMNENEQKAVLEFLDLITKWKDY
- a CDS encoding GerAB/ArcD/ProY family transporter, whose translation is MLARLILIPFKAFCSASKFAIPPIIQSAFGVISTILGDSVVFLMILPYTNNEKGRLKAITAGILVLFPLLMLIVVRNLIVIGPVLIDHFTYPAHIASQLIPGTSIDPLVDVNLSLGGGFKVTVFLYAAAKTTAELFKLDSYEPLVSAFAVLFIVLAFWIVPDAITLTKWTGSIAGNVLTIPFHIVLPLTMLIISIIKRPKENKSH